The genomic stretch AATAGAAATGAAACTCGCTACCCCATTTGCCGTACTTGCCATTGCAGCCAGCCTTGCCGCTGGGACAGCCCTTGCCAAGGACACGATCACTGTCGGCGTCACGCCCGGCGCGCATGAGGAAATCCTCGAAGAGGTTCAGAAGCTTGCCAGGGAACAGGGCCTTGATGTCGAGATCGCAACCTTCAGCGATTACGTCGTGCCCAACCAGGCGCTGAATGACGGTGATCTCGATCTCAACAGCTTCCAGCACGTGCCGTATCTCGACAACCAGGTCGCCGATCGCGGCTACGACCTGAAGGCCGTCGGCAAGACGATCATCACGCCGATGGGCATTTATTCCAACAAGGTCGAAAGCGTCGACGACATTCCGGAAAACAGCCGCGTCGCGATCCCGAACGATCCGACCAATGGCGGCCGTGCGCTGCTCCTGCTGCAGGCCAAGGGCGTCATCAAGCTTGCCGATGGCGCCAGGCTGAAGGCAACGCCGCTGGATATCGTTGAAAATCCCAAGAACATCGAGATTCTCGAGCTGGATGCGGCACAGCTTCCGCGCGTTCTCAATGATGTTTCGGTCGCCGCGATCAACACCAATTATGCGCTTGATGCCGGCTTTAACCCGATCGAGGACTCGATCGCCATCGAAAGCCCCGACAGTCCCTACGCCAACGTAATCGTCGCACGCACGGAGGATGCGGACGCCGACTGGGTGAAGCAGTTCGTCGAAATCTATCAATCCGATGAGATTCGCAACTTCATCGAAAATACCTATGGCGGCGCGGTCGTCCCGGTCTTCTGATCAGACCGCGATGAACGGGAAACGTCGCTGCCATCAAGATAGGCGGCCGGCGGCGACACGGGCCGCACCGAGACCATTCCTTGCAATGTGGGATATGTCCGAATCTGCCGCACACCGCCTCGCCGGCGCAGGCAACCGGGTGCGGTGAGGATTCTATGTCCTTACCGGACCGGACCATGTTTGGCGACTGACCCGTCGTTTGCAGCCCTCCCGGGCTGCAGGCCGCCCGGGATCCGGGCAGAGAAAAAGGCCGGTGAAGTGTTCGCTTCACCGGCCTTGGATTTTCGCAAATCTAGGCAATCTTAGATTGACGCCGATTTCACGTCCCTTATAGGATGCACCCAATTTCTTGGCTGGGGGCTCCAAATTGAACAAGCGTCTATTTCGTTGCAGTTGTCACTACTCTCTGAAGCTGGGGGCAACGAAATGCCCCTACTGTTTTCGTTCAACGCCGATTTATAACCGCATCTGGTTCTGGTACGCTGGAATACTCGGCGCGGGGGGATTCCTCTTCGCCGGCATCAGAATGGCGCTATGAACGCGGAGCGTCATCCGGACATGTCCGACAAAGACAAGCCCAAGCGCCGCCGACATAAGAGAAACAACGAACTCGACAGGGCGATCGCCATAGTCAATCTCGGCGGAGATATTCGAGCTGCTGCAGCGGCTACAGGCTTACCCGAAACCCAGGTTCAGCAGGCCTGTGAACTTCATCGGTTGCGGCAACTTACGAAGCGACCTCGACGTCGCAAGTAGTCCTACAGACTTCACCCGCCCCGCGTTAAGACACAGACTACTGGAAAGGCCTGTCCTTCCGGTTAGATGCTGACTACCCGCCCTTCAGCGCCTTGAGCACCTGCATCAGCCCATCCGAGAGCCACACCCCAAACCCGGTCCCGGCCATGGCGGCGCCGAGGATGTAACCCCGGCCGATCTGCTTGATCTTCTGGTATTCGGCGACGAACTCCTCGGTTTCGCCGATCCGCTGTGACAGGGCCTTGTTCTGCTCGAGCAGACGTTCGTTCTGGTGCTCGACCGTGTTCAGCCGGTCGTGGATTTCATCATTGCCGCTGCGGTTTTCGTCCACCTTGCGGATCAGGGCATCGAGCTTGCCCTGAACCTCTCCAAGATGACGCGCGAGATCGACCGTCATGCCCTGCCCTCGTTATTTGATGATTGTGCGTAGCCCGGCAACGCCCGAGCCGACATAGAAGACCCACTGGATCATGTTCCCCGCCCAGGCATCGAGCGGGGCGGGAAAGGCGGCGATCGTCCAGGGCTGCGCATAGATGCAGTCCGGGCACCAGAGCATGTTGTAGAGGCAGATCGCCGCCCACCAGATGGCAAGCGGCACGAGGAAGAAACCGGCGAACAGCCAGAACCACGGCACGGTGAACTTGGCCTTGTTGAGCGCCGTCATCTCGCGGGTCTCGGCAACGACCTGTCTAAGGTATTCGGCCGTCAGTTCCGCCTTGATCTTCTCGCGGTCGTTTGCCTGTTCCGCCCGCTGTTCGATCAGGTCGACGGCGCGGTCGAGAAGACCGCCCGCGCCCATCTTGGCGAGCCATGTCAGAAGTGCGGCGATCATACCCACACCTCGTGACCGGTCAGCGTGTTGATCCGGCGCGCGATGACATCGCGGTAGCGCCAGGCGAACCAGAGGGCGGCGACGACGGCCACGCCCCCGACAATCCAGCCAACCGGCAGGCCGGAGACCCAGGCGAGCGCGCCGGTTACCGCTGCGGATGCCCCGGATTTCTGAGTGGCATCCCTCACGGCTTTCATATCCCGGCGCAGCTGGGCAATGGTCGCCGGGCCGATGATGCCGTCATTCTTCAGATGCGGATGCGCCATCTGATAGGCGAGCACGGCCGCCCTGGTCTTCTCGCCGAACCAGCCATCGATCGCGCCGGGATCGAAACCGCGTTTTGTCAACATGGTCTGGACATCGCGCACGACGGGATCGCCGGTTTCCGGCACAGTGCCCGTGACCTTTCGCGGAATGCCTTCGGGCGCGGCGGCATCCACACCGGTATACACGCCCTGTTCGAACAGCAGCGCCTCTTCCCGGCGCCGGCGCACGAGACCGGGCAGGCGCTTGCCCTTGGAGGTGTTGTAGTGCGAGGCGAGATAGTCGGCCGCCGCCTTCAGCTTGCCGGCGCGCCAGAGTGTGCCGAAGCGCCATTTGCTGACCACGCGACCACCGAGATTGTAAGCGGCGCTGGTTGCGGCATCGAGCTGATACTGCGTGCAATCCGCCGGCGAATGGGCGACGACTTCTTTCGCATAGCCCTGATTGAGGACGGCGCGGAAGATCCGGTCGCCGTCCGCGACCGAGATTGTCGTCTTGCCGGGCACGATCTTCGTGATCCCGATCTTTGCCAGTTCCAGCCGGCAATAGGGCGAGTTCATGGTGAAGCCGGCAAAGAGCGTCGGCGTGCCGGTCGGGTCGAGATAGGCGACAGTGGGCGCGCCCTCGTGACCGCGCACGAAGGCTGCCCCCGGTTCTGAGACCGTGGTGATTTCCATTTTCTGTTTTCCCTTGAATTATTCGCCGGACAGGCCGGCATTACATCAGGCCGACAAATGATCAGGCAAAGCGTTCGGCCGGCGTTGCCGGTTCGGGCGCGACCTGGAAGGTCGCCAGTTCCGCCGGCAGCACAGCACCGTCGGTCAGGCGGAGATTTACGTGGTAGCCGTCGACGGTTTCCATCACCGGATATGCGATGCCGTCCCCAGCCGTGCGCGTCTCGCCGGTCGGCGCATAGACGAGACCGTCGCACGCAGCCCCGACGGATTTAAGCACCAGCATGCCCTCAGGCAGGCCGGCGTCCTGATACCCGAGGTGTGCGGGCTCGTCCTCTTCGGCGGGGACTGTCACGCCCGCAACTTCGAGTACCGCCAAGGCATCGGCATGATCCGCAAATCTGAGATAATAATCGATCATGATGAAAGCCTCCGCAGTTCGGCATCGGTCACGGCGAAAGGCCATACGATGCTTTGATCTGTTGCCATATTGGTTGGGTTTGCAATCAGGCTCGTCGACCATCCAAGTCGGGTATCGGCAATCTCGGTAGCGCCGGTCGGGCCTGATATGACGCTTTCGCCGTTCACCGACATCGCGATTGTCGGCCCGTCACGACGGATGGCGATCTTATAGGTCTCGCCGGGCAGCGCGTCCGTATTGGTAAAAAGCGACGTGTCACCGCCGAAGAACACTTTCCCGTTGCCAGAAGCTGCACCGGCCCTGATCGTTTTGCCGTTGGCGCCCTGAAGGAACAGAACAAAGGCTGTGGTATTATCGCTCCACGACATCCATGCGGCGTCCAGCACCAGCGTCCACTGTTCGCGGCTGAGGAGGCCGTTCAAGGCCGGGGTGAGGAACGCCTTGTCGGCTGGACGGGTAACAGCGCTGCCGTCAGTGGGGATATAGGATGTCGCGTGATCGCCCACCTCAACCTGCCAGCCCCAACTATCGATGGCCGCACCGGCAGGCGGCGTGTCTGTCCCGTCAATCCCGTCGAATGGATCGACTCGCCAGTTCACCGACGTGCTTTCCATCCCCTCCGGCCAAGTAACTGTAAAACGGATGCGCTGCCACTCACTCGTGAGACCGTCGATCGTTGTCGACATCAGTGCCTCCAATCCCGTTGAGCCATAGCCATAGAGACGGCACTTTCCGCCCAGCTCCATGGCATCGGCAGTCCGCAACCAGACCGAAAAAGTCTGCGTCTGGCCAGAAGGGTTGCCAAAGGCAATGCGCTGGACGATAGGGTCTTTCTCTCCGCTACATACGCTCCTGATTGCATCCGGCGTTCCGTCCGGAGCGATATACCCCTGGGTCGAAGTGCAGCGCTGGCTGCCAAGACTGCCCAAATCCGCAGAACGCGAGAACAAATTCGTCGCCGGCCCTTCCAGCAGCAATTGCCGCCGCCCATTGGTATAGTCGAAGCGCGGCACGTCCGCCGCCGCTGTGTGGATCAGGCCGTCCGCGCCGATATAGGTCGCCGTGCCTGGACGGGTGAAGTTTATCATCTCGGCAAATGCTTTAGGCTGCATATTGATCTCCGGAAAAATCGAGAATTGCGGCTGGCGGGTTGTGATCCGCCCAATATTGCGGGTAGGTCCAGAAGTCCGGCTCGAAGGCGTATTGGTCACCGGTAAAACCGAGGATCGCCGCCGGGCCGCTCCAGCGTCCCGTTGTCACCTCGCGCGCCTTGTGCCGCGGATATGTCCAGAAGTCCGGTTCGAATGCGTAGCGCCGGCCGCCAAAATCCAGAATGGCGGTCGGACCGAGCGTCAGGCCGGTCCCAGTATCTTCAGCCTGCCAGGCGGCGGACGCCCACCAGCGCGTGCGCCCCGGCGGCCGCATGGCCGCGAGGCTCAGTCCGATTGTCAGAGATGGCATGGTGCTACTCCGGCCAGTGTCTGTCTGAGGCAAAGTCTTCCGGGATCGGTGACAGATCCTTCAGCGCCCGGGCGGCAAAGATATGCGCCTGTTTGTGGGCAAGGGCCGCCTGGCCAAGCGCATACAGGGTCGCCGCATCCATTTTGTGCGTGCTGTTGTCGGCGGCAATCCAGACGAAGTCGCTGTTACCGCCATGCCAGCGATAGTCGCCGGCCACCGCCCCGTCGATCATGGCGCCAAGGGCTGCGGTCGCGGCGCCCGCAATGTTCTCCCGGTCTTCCGCCCGGGACTGGTAGAGAACGCCGTTGAACACGAAGCCCGCCGCAATCCGGCGGTCCCGCTCGGCATCGACGGCATGGCGCAGAGCACGGTTTGCACGCTCCCGGGCAAAGGTCTCGACTGCATCGCGATGCGCATCTACCAGCTCATGGAGATCATCCGGCGTCGGAAAGGCGGCATCGACTTGCCAATCGAGGATCACGGCCGAACCGACGCGCGCACCGGTATCGTCATCGACAATATGGCCGGTCCGGAAGTCGCGGCCCGGTTCCGCTTCGGGATAGGCCAGCGACAGAAGATAGCCAAGCGTATCGTGATCGAGATCCGGATTGAGCGCATTGGCGCTGTCGGGCGTGAGTGTCGTCGTCGCCATTACTGGTTCCTCGCATATTTGGCCCGCACATAGATCTCGCGCACGGCCCAGTCATAGTTCTGGCAGCGCAGGCCGGTGATGAACATGCCGGCCGGGCAGTCGACCGTGTTGCCGGTGGTCTGGACCGTGCCGATCTCGTAAGTGCCGCTGTCATGCTGGACGCGGGCGCCGGCAGCGGCCCGGCTGTTGGCATAGGCCGATGCCCGACTTTCGATCCGGTCATGAATGGCTGAATAGGCGTCCGAGCGCCCCCAATTGTTCCAGACAGAACCGCTGACATTGCCATCCGCGTGAAGCGTCCAGCCGGCGCCGGCGGCCAGATCACCATTGCTGCGAAACGAATACTCCATCCCGCGCGACCAGATGAAGCCATCGCCATTGCTGCGCTGGCCGACCTCGACATAGCTGTTGCCGCCATTGTTGGCGCGGAATTCGATCCGGGCGTCGTTCTGGCCGCTCGCCTGGAAAGAAGCGAGCGTCGCGCCGTCGAACATCACCCGGACATAGCCGCTGAGCGTTCCGCCATTTTCGGCATAAGCGCCGAGCTTGTGGCGGGCATCCGCCGCATTTTGGGCCGTCATCAGGTCATTGGTGAAGCCGGTTCCGCCGGCGCTCAAAAACCCGTGCCCGTCCGGATCCACCTCGCCGATCGCGACATCGGCCGCCCCGTCGAAGACATAGAGCTTCCACGGTTTGGAGGCGGTGCTGATCCACATCGTCCCGCCGGTCGCATAGGCCGGACGTTCCACGCCGCTATGCAGCGAGAGCGTTGCTGTGCGCCAGCTGTTGATATTGGCCGCAAGCTGCGAGCCATTGGTGACGGTCGGGTCGATCGTCACG from Martelella sp. AD-3 encodes the following:
- a CDS encoding MetQ/NlpA family ABC transporter substrate-binding protein: MKLATPFAVLAIAASLAAGTALAKDTITVGVTPGAHEEILEEVQKLAREQGLDVEIATFSDYVVPNQALNDGDLDLNSFQHVPYLDNQVADRGYDLKAVGKTIITPMGIYSNKVESVDDIPENSRVAIPNDPTNGGRALLLLQAKGVIKLADGARLKATPLDIVENPKNIEILELDAAQLPRVLNDVSVAAINTNYALDAGFNPIEDSIAIESPDSPYANVIVARTEDADADWVKQFVEIYQSDEIRNFIENTYGGAVVPVF
- a CDS encoding glycoside hydrolase family protein, whose amino-acid sequence is MEITTVSEPGAAFVRGHEGAPTVAYLDPTGTPTLFAGFTMNSPYCRLELAKIGITKIVPGKTTISVADGDRIFRAVLNQGYAKEVVAHSPADCTQYQLDAATSAAYNLGGRVVSKWRFGTLWRAGKLKAAADYLASHYNTSKGKRLPGLVRRRREEALLFEQGVYTGVDAAAPEGIPRKVTGTVPETGDPVVRDVQTMLTKRGFDPGAIDGWFGEKTRAAVLAYQMAHPHLKNDGIIGPATIAQLRRDMKAVRDATQKSGASAAVTGALAWVSGLPVGWIVGGVAVVAALWFAWRYRDVIARRINTLTGHEVWV
- a CDS encoding DUF4376 domain-containing protein gives rise to the protein MATTTLTPDSANALNPDLDHDTLGYLLSLAYPEAEPGRDFRTGHIVDDDTGARVGSAVILDWQVDAAFPTPDDLHELVDAHRDAVETFARERANRALRHAVDAERDRRIAAGFVFNGVLYQSRAEDRENIAGAATAALGAMIDGAVAGDYRWHGGNSDFVWIAADNSTHKMDAATLYALGQAALAHKQAHIFAARALKDLSPIPEDFASDRHWPE